Below is a window of Danio rerio strain Tuebingen ecotype United States chromosome 11, GRCz12tu, whole genome shotgun sequence DNA.
AGGCACATTCTCCATGTCATGGTCAGCCCGGGGGTCTTTTGCACCTCCATTTTCATTTGcctgaaaaaaagaaagtcataaagcATCAACAAGCTTATTGCTCTTAAAATTTAAGTCCAATTTAAGGTCCCGTGTTGAGTGCATGCAGTATGTCCTCCGCATAGTAAAATTTTGCCATACCCTAAACTATACCCTAATGTGCACCTCACAAAACATGTAATTACATGTCACTCAATACTTtataaatttgactttaaaaatgttccaaaattaccattaaaacagaaaaacattaaaaacaacaacacaaaaacacataattaCTATCACTTTTTTATACTTAATTTCAGGCAccagtctttaaaaatatctatttaagttatatataattattaaaagaatagttcacccaaaaataaaaattaagttcttatttactcacccttgacttgttttatacactgttaaaaattatcccgttaaaaaacagtaaaatactggcagctgcagttgccagcaatgtactgttattttacagtatgttgctgtaaaaatacatggactacattgatttacacaatactcaagtgaactcattttgctcactgaaagcaactgcctcaacttggtcaactgctgattgagtttatgaagtaatgtgctatatatgcttagaagcatacttataatgataacttattttagttaattagaaaagttcggtttaactctaatgtcttatttttcacaacagcacacatacatgtaaatctggaatcaccacagagattctgactgcatcagcaactaaacagccgctatctttaaataaagaaacatacagaataacatcagcagttcattgttcatctttaactcatacactggctctactctcctccacaacggtgacagacagaagaaattagcttcaggttttacagtaaaatactgttttttccttgatttaacagtaatctactggcagctgtggttgccagcaatctactgtttttttacagtctatttcagtagtgtaaattaacagtatattactgttaaaatacatttttacactgtgtttttacctctcacacctttaaccctttaaaccccagagcaaatacttcagtttttattgaagtgtccacactactgagtgttcaagaaacatgtagcaaagctgaagtaaattcattaattaactgactaattaaatgataattgaggattaacaatgaacaaatgaagaaatactgaagggaaaaaacaagaacagaacatacaaaactacaactttagtcacagctttataatgattaaatcatttaaatgatcagcggatgattaaacaactctacaaacatcatcaccagctacacttattacttaatacatgtatttttgtataacatctactaaagttcttcttgataaaaagttaaagttttacatcaccatcatggagaacagagtttgctttagttgggctcttagccctgttatttttaacatttatatatcttcgGTTGccattgttaagaactttgtttaaaaagctcctttgttgtggcaagccagcctaaaacctaaataagatctggtgatgttcatgttgctattaaatggcagagtctgttctcatttagtataataaaaattACTGCTCCTAttaaatgttaaatctattgttttacattacatgtctatatatggcaatgatttctggaagtttttaagaatatcttggacaataacactgcccTATGGTGTAAATcacactcaaagagacatcaataatcagcatatgaacctcaataatggtgacaactaacaaaattaacagtttaactcacaaacaggcaactgaaagtctaaacataaacaacagcagaatcaaacacaaataaacaaaactgttagaccattatacaacatttatttataccgcaatgcatgctgggatatttgtactgtgccactcccagcatgcattgcagcatgaaacatttgagatgttaccattgttgagatacaaggtcagattcatgaggtctgagtgtgtatttgtcataactgaactgtttttgtatgttagttcttaactgttaagtaattacggaggaatcttttctgtttccacttctcattaattaaattaatacctgcaactaagcataaaatctattgtatgaggcccttcttccagatttataacaaatcatatatcagaactaatttcagacaaatagatttctctatttattgactttccaacttgattgctataatacaagcattgtaatatttttttattatagtaattggacagtctgaattaataagttcaagggtgaagagcccaactaaaccagcccctcactccattacggtgacacaaaaaacacattaatttctgttggatctcaatgagaatagtatgaaagtcaaatcagtcagtaataagtgtgtgtctgctgttgtttgtggagttgtttaatgatcctctgctgagactgaaggtgttttattttatttgattttatttaatgttgtaactcaagtcactgtttgtgtttcttgtttattttcttcagtaattgtaattattaacagcaggtgttcatcagtgtctgaattcactcattagtgttcattaaaactgtcaggtgaactatattagttaactagtgtatgaaatagtgaacaaggacacaaagcgtgatttcaaacactgacttcaaaacatcgaatctgaactctgttagctcacagttttctgcagttggttactttctcgaaaacaaaaatgttacccagaaagcactgtttttaacagaatattaccgttttagtgaaaaaacattattttaccgtagaatctgaccgttttttaacagtaattttttacagtgtacctgatAAAAGTTTTTTGTCATTGTCAATAATCACATATACATTATTGTCAGCAAGTGCAGAAAATAGAGCTCTCTAGAGAAAATGATACCACTCACACTTTAAAACAACCTcataaacaacaacaggacacagggCAGATTCTGTTCCTCTTCATGGCTttatggctgttcatcaagatgacaagATATGTTTGTACTCTGGTCGATCATGGCTtgttataatatgtatatataaatacaatgtaagtctcggctgtgtatttaaaactgGAGCTTCTTGTGTTTTTattctcctggcttgttgcaCACGCTAGtgacatttctctgtaaaccaatagcattcagctggcgtctagctttgccttttggtacccttttatgTGCTAGTTACCCTTTGGAAAGGGTTCCAAAAGAGTCACATAGTACGGTTAAATTTTTTGTCTCTTTTGACTGCAGAAATTATCATAAAATTTCACCAAACTGTACTGTACCAAACTACACAGTGGAAAGAGCCATTAGTaatctataaccattgacttccacaacatttgtttttccaattatggatgtcaatggttacaggtttctagccTTCTTCAAAAGATTTTCTTATGTatttaacaggaaaaaaaaacaaaaaaaaaaactcattggcCAAGGGTAAGGAATGATAGacttttcagttttaggtgaaccatccctttaacatTTACTGTACAATCAGAAATAATCTTACCCAtacttagcaaaaaaaaaaaaaaaaaaaaaaaaaaattgagtctATGAGTCTATTTAAGTcaagttttttaaaataataataataataataaaataataataatataacagtaACTTTATATAATATTTACCATTTAAGGAATTTATTAAGATTTAAACAATGACATTATCGACAAGTTTTCTAATAAAATGAACCTACCGCTCTGTCTGGTGGAAAGTCTTTCCGACACAAATGACCGATGATTCCAGCTGCTAGAGCATCTCCTAGTACGTTGATCATAGTTCGGAAGCGATCTCTTTAAACAATAggcataaaatatttatatttttttctcatgcaaattactgtttaataataattagtcTTAAGCGTTTTATAAtatgtattcatattttatattttaattatcaatggaatcattttaataatgaaaCTGATATCTACCATAAGATATgatctttctttttttcaaaagataaatGTTATCTCAACTTACAAGATCCAATCAATGGCCACAATCAGAGTGATGTCATCTGGTGGCAATCCGACAGATGTCAAAACTATCACCATGGTTACAAGGCCTGCCTGAGGAATTCCAGCAGCACCTATGCTGGCAGCGGTCGCGGTTATACTGTTGgaaatcacaatatcatgttttcatGACAGAACTGATTATGTCAGATGAGCTGATTTAGTTTCTAGTTTGTAATGCATTCTCCCTTCAATATACTGAATAATGGtcaattagaaaataattttaaatggctGATTATCTAGTCTTGACTACATGTGGCTACAACTCTGCTGTCTTATAAGTACCTGATGGTGATCAATTGTCCAAAATCCAGTTCGTACTCATTGACCTGGGCAATGAAAATAGCAGCAACTGCTTCATAAAGTGCAGTTCCATCCATGTTAATGGTTGCTCCCACTGGCAGCACAAATCGAGCAATCTGCCTGTCCACTCGACAGTTCTCCAACAAACATTTCATTGTAATGGGAAGTGTTGCTGAACTGTAGGAATGAGAAGAAAGTCTCACATTGACGAGCGCaaatttataattaaaacatttttttagaagAGTTAATTTTACCTGGATGATGTGGCTAGGGCAATTACCATGGCTTGCAAAAGCCCTCTAATGTATGTGAAAGGATTTTTcccagtcaaaataaaataaaaaagtggaaGCAGGACTAGCCCGTGCACAAACAAGCCTGCCAGAACTGTCACCCCATACCAGCCTAGTTTCTTTCCAAGTGTAGACGGATCACTCATGTCCAGTATTTTGCCAGCCACAAGGAAGATGATCCCAAAAGGAAAATACCTATCAAATATGGAAAATAGAAGTTGAAACAGCATGTTAGGTACTAGCTGTATGGTTCACAAGTCTGTGATTCTTCAAATGCCTAAATCGATGACTTTGTATGTTCATCTTAAACAgttattcacattttttattgtacTGTATGAAAAACTCTTTTTAATTTGGCAACTAAAATAGATTAATAAGTTAACCTGATTCATGATTAGAAAAGGTCGATGACTTTTTCCATATATTTGAAAATATCTGATGGCACATTTATTGAAAAAAGACAATTGCAGATTAATAACGCGATCTACTTATATGAAATATTGAATTTTTTCTTGGTTTTACAGACCCAGGGCTTAAAGTATTCCAGCACCATGCCGGATCTCCGGCGTGCGGCCgtgagggaaaaaaaatattttagagccTGTGCATGCAATTTAAtcagggatgctcaaaataactgattaaccattaaccgaaagggtgcgtttgtagcagattaatggtatcagttaatggtaatggtatcagttaaaatatactttagatatttttaaagtttggctgcaaaTGGGGcaatttttgaatgatttactaacggCCGCGAGTGTTTTGCCGTTGCGCTCTGTGTGCTCGAGCGGAAAAAGCGTGTTACCTCAGTCGCGTCTTTTTctttcttcaatcaaatgaaagggTTTGGGTTAGGCGACTATGGCAAACTTTTAATGaaggaggagagacttgtggtcgctgtttcaagttatccagagctgtactTTAcagatcttgaatatcacaatattattcaaattacaattataacatcAACAGCAACACGACTCGCGCACAATaaaccagctgattcagtcgttttctACTGACATACAAAAAAGCACCGGGCTTCTTTTTATCTTGTCACAACGTTTCTGTTATGTTGCCAAAGACTACATTTATGACGTTAGGggcgattcagcaagttcaagttcagccTCGGTGGAAAACCTATTACATCACCAATCTGGGAACATTTTGCATTCGTGGCAAACGAGAAAGGCAAACCAATCATTTGAATTTAGCTATTTGTGgggcttgtttaaaaaaaaaaggttaaatagaCAAACACGTCGAATCTCTAGATCCATATGCGGAGCCAGCTCCGGTCATGTCATCTTCTGAAATTGTTGCCAGTGAATATTGTCcccatcattaaaaaataaaaaaataaaacaacttatGGATAGGATGCATTGAAGGAAAATCATGCTCTTAATCAATCTTCATAATCTGATTCGTAGCCTACATGCAATAAACCCATATTGCGCCGATAAAAACAAGCTAAAAGGTAAAGTCTAAAGTGAGAGGAATAATCAGAAGCTTGGCCCACCCTGGCCCTACATCAgataacaacaatttttttttttgcgatgcGTTTCATAACTGAGAAAGCAGCATAAGATGTGACCGTgagcttaaaaaaattaatcaattcAGGCTGCAAAAGATGAAAGAGAAACTAATTCAGCATAGAGCGCAGGTTTCTGTGCGCATCACACGTCTGAGCGCGCATTACCAAACGCATTACCATGCAGTCGTAGTTCATACAATAGAGAgtcttaaaaacacaaaaagttcAGCAGCACTAAGTCGGATAATCGGGAGATATACTGAGCCAGCTTGAACATTATAGCATTTTTCTCATGGAAAGAGCAAATTTTAAGTTCACTATCTGTTAATGACTCACAGAAACTGACAAATCACAGGCAGTTTCAGTAGTAAAGTTCGTGGAAAGTGCAACACAAAATTCAAACACGATTGCAAAGCACTTTGTTGCAGTTTGTGTCAAAAACATCAATATTTTGACACATATCCACACATAATCTTGCTTTCGCTTGGTCTTTCCAAACGCGCGCTCTTCTCTCGACGCGCGCTGCTGCGTGTCCCTCATCTGTATAAGTTAATCAATATAGAGAAGTTAGTAACTGAACTCATTTCAATATCACTGACTCACATGTAATGTGCTGTCGACTGACGTGTTGTCCTTTTTTCCCTTTAAATCTCTCAAATGATCATATGTGATCTCCTTTGTTATTGGACTTTTTAACTGATGAGGGAAAACCGTTAAAATCATACACAAGATATCTAAAGCTGTCACTGTTCACTGATGTGCTTAACAAtagtgcaataaaaaataaaaaattcagaatTCAATAATGAATAGAATAAATATTGATAATTCAGTGTTTTAGGGAGCAGGCCAACGCACACACAAAGAACACTGTGATAAAGCACGCGAAACGTCATTTGTGTGTCGATTAAAACATGTTATATGcgaaataaaatcagaattttttttttttttgataggctATAAATGGTAATGTATATTATCTACCACTAACAAGTAGGCTAATATGCAAAGAAAATCTGCTATTCAAAAATTAGTTTGTTAGTTAGAAAAATACTAATGCCCATATTGGCGTTGGTGCATTACATAACAAttgataataacattaatatttttaaaaatcacaaaatggtatggaatgttgatatttttttcaaatttgtaaATTCCAGCATAGTGACAAAAATACAGTTATTGTAAAgattattatatgcattaaaagCAATATAGGTGATTCTATTgcgtattttacattttaaaaagttaataaaactttttaaaaacagcaattatttCAAGTTTAaagcaaattaattttttttataattcagctTTTGACAAACATAAATGATTAAGTGTTTTAATTTAAGGgaataaaaagtttttgttttattgtttgtcaactctgtcatggatggttttagtaatgtttagaaataaaaaataaatcatagcAAGAAAAATCCTAATGGGTAGTTACTAAATTGGAACTGAATTGACAGTAACAAATTACAGTTTTACAACTTTTCAGCCAAGCATTCTACTTGCTATAACTGCAAAGATCATATACTAATGAAatcaggattaaaatatttttaaattgtccaATATGTGATTAATGAAATATTCAGTTTTCCTTTTGTAATTGTGGTAATAGTATTGAcagtttaaagtttattttttttaagaaaagcaaaataaaatatttttgattgcaCAATgatacatgataaaaaaaaatacacagacTAATTCGAACCTCAGGAAATCATGAATTTTGGTTATATGATCTTGAAAAtgatgaacacattttataaataatcaaaaatgtaacaatataacaaacatttttaaaagctgaaaaaagGATGGCTTTGGTCACTAAATGTACCTCACCCATATAGCTCATGGAGAGCAACATGTTTTCTGGAGTTTTCTTGCAAAACTTGGCAAACATCACTAAAGCAAGTCTGCAgtacaaatagttttaaaataaaagttagtttGCGCTTATTTGCCCCACCCCAAAGTTCAAAGCTGGAGCTGGGCTTGTCTCATTCTcctgctgcagatgctctgtttaactgttttcttactagtgaaacgctcagttttccacttacaaagtccgtcatgtaaatagcaaatgccctATGGCACAAAggaaataggagatgagactggtttattctcaaaacacacctataacttattaagagatTAAGCTCAACATGTTAAACAATGTGCTGTGGCGCAAAGAGGATTTTTCCTTACTTAAAAGAGCAAAAGTTGATTCGGACATGCCTTTAATGCTTTTTCGCCCTGCGCTTTGGGCCTGGAtcctcaaaatagag
It encodes the following:
- the slc1a8a gene encoding excitatory amino acid transporter 5 isoform X2, yielding MRILKMLILPLITSSLMSGLSSMESKACCKMGVLTVTYYLWTTFIAVVVGIVLVLIIKPGYGTDMESNRLGNGQVMTSADALLDLVRNMIPSNLIEATFQQYKTDLIPIIKTPLNPGTQNFFYLMPDDNNPKGRTVLLELTPAPDIEYKTRPGSSQQMNVLGIVIFSATMGLLLGKMGERGAPLVNVCQCINECVMKIINAAVWYFPFGIIFLVAGKILDMSDPSTLGKKLGWYGVTVLAGLFVHGLVLLPLFYFILTGKNPFTYIRGLLQAMVIALATSSSSATLPITMKCLLENCRVDRQIARFVLPVGATINMDGTALYEAVAAIFIAQVNEYELDFGQLITISITATAASIGAAGIPQAGLVTMVIVLTSVGLPPDDITLIVAIDWILDRFRTMINVLGDALAAGIIGHLCRKDFPPDRAANENGGAKDPRADHDMENVPLTEVPLLAGKDCIFEVVGDTVFERPTVYYNICQV